Proteins encoded by one window of Blastopirellula marina:
- a CDS encoding cytochrome c peroxidase, which yields MIRFAAIAAALLLASVSHAGNADRVDPSQPALRCPEDLILSEDGQFLLTANRGTGTVSIVDRRQGKISAEWQIGQSIIDLLPLPYQRILALDGRTNEAILLQQNGDVLDILSRVELPYSPVKSDVSSDGQQICVSCLWARKLVSLSITGDQLKLQRELILPFAPRVVLFVPDGQSILAADNFGGRLAIVDANTFTVRHTREFPAHNIRAMALSPDGTKLLFAHQLLNSLAVTNENDIHWGLVMSNELRWVPLGHVLDPEGDFYGNGFMHPIGEPGKGGGDPTDIAVIDDLQAVVSMGGTGQVGIGKYEAFGLFRISVEEHPTAVVVSPEKDIVYVANGFGDSISLVDIDKAETFGRISLGATRDPQVIEQGERLFHNARLSMEGWMSCHSCHTDGHTNGLSSDNLSDRSYGAPKRILSLLGKADTAPFGWLAVSDSLEQQAKNSVKSTMHGRDLTDQQASALAAYMKSLTLPPPIDTLQATRDKAAVAHGRQIFLQNNCIKCHAPPIYTSPEVYDVGMHDKELNREFNPPSLRGIGHRDTFFHDGRATSLRDVFEVHGHQLAGELTNQQMDDLIQFLRSL from the coding sequence ATGATCCGTTTCGCCGCAATCGCCGCCGCGCTGCTCCTGGCATCCGTTAGCCACGCCGGAAATGCTGACCGCGTGGATCCGTCGCAACCAGCTCTTCGCTGTCCGGAAGACCTTATTCTGAGCGAAGATGGGCAGTTTCTTCTGACGGCCAATCGTGGGACTGGCACGGTCTCGATCGTGGATCGCCGCCAGGGAAAGATTTCGGCGGAATGGCAAATCGGCCAGTCGATCATCGATCTGCTTCCACTTCCTTACCAGCGAATCCTGGCCCTGGATGGCAGGACAAACGAGGCCATTCTCCTGCAACAAAATGGAGACGTGCTGGACATTCTCTCGCGCGTCGAGCTACCTTACTCGCCGGTGAAGTCGGACGTCAGCTCGGACGGACAACAGATCTGTGTCAGTTGCCTGTGGGCGAGAAAGCTCGTTTCGCTCAGTATCACAGGGGATCAACTCAAACTTCAGCGAGAACTGATCCTGCCGTTTGCCCCGCGCGTTGTCTTGTTTGTTCCCGATGGTCAGTCGATCCTGGCTGCCGACAATTTTGGAGGCCGGCTCGCTATTGTCGATGCCAACACGTTCACGGTGCGGCATACGCGTGAGTTTCCGGCCCACAACATCCGCGCGATGGCGCTTTCGCCCGATGGGACGAAGCTGCTATTTGCCCATCAACTTCTCAACAGCCTGGCAGTCACCAACGAGAACGACATCCACTGGGGCCTGGTGATGAGCAACGAGCTGCGCTGGGTGCCGCTGGGGCATGTGCTGGACCCCGAGGGAGATTTCTACGGCAACGGCTTCATGCATCCGATTGGTGAACCAGGCAAGGGGGGTGGAGATCCAACCGACATCGCCGTGATCGACGATCTTCAAGCGGTCGTTTCCATGGGAGGGACCGGCCAGGTCGGTATCGGCAAGTACGAAGCGTTTGGACTGTTTCGCATCTCCGTGGAAGAACATCCCACTGCGGTCGTTGTTTCGCCTGAGAAAGACATTGTGTACGTAGCCAATGGGTTTGGCGATTCGATCTCGCTGGTTGATATCGACAAGGCAGAAACGTTTGGGCGTATCTCGCTGGGTGCGACGAGAGACCCCCAGGTGATCGAGCAGGGAGAACGCCTGTTCCACAACGCTCGCCTATCTATGGAAGGCTGGATGTCTTGTCATAGCTGTCATACCGATGGGCACACAAACGGCCTGAGTAGCGATAATTTGAGCGATCGCTCGTATGGAGCGCCGAAGCGGATTCTGTCTCTGCTAGGCAAGGCCGATACGGCACCCTTTGGCTGGCTGGCCGTGAGTGACTCCCTCGAACAGCAGGCTAAGAATTCGGTCAAATCGACAATGCATGGTCGCGATCTGACGGACCAGCAGGCGTCGGCATTGGCGGCCTATATGAAGAGCCTGACGCTACCACCACCAATCGACACACTGCAAGCTACCCGTGATAAGGCCGCCGTAGCGCACGGCCGGCAGATCTTTTTGCAAAACAACTGTATCAAGTGCCACGCTCCGCCGATTTACACTTCGCCGGAAGTCTACGACGTGGGCATGCATGACAAAGAATTGAATCGCGAGTTCAACCCGCCATCGCTTCGTGGAATCGGCCATCGCGATACGTTCTTTCACGACGGCAGGGCGACCTCGCTACGAGACGTGTTCGAGGTCCACGGACACCAGCTGGCCGGCGAGTTGACCAACCAGCAAATGGATGACCTGATTCAGTTTCTGCGAAGCCTGTAA
- a CDS encoding lactonase family protein has translation MSTRRIVFTALTFACVAVATQLVHAQQKSKVIEIGKVVDEGPKLAFYIGTYTRGDSKGIYRSELDPQTGQMSLPKLAYEIDNPSFLAISNDQKNLYAVGEVADFGDGNSGAVSAFSFNEDGTLNLLNQEASRGKGPCHVEIAPNKTFLMVSNYGGGSFSTLPLGEDGQLAPAVSFFQHEGSSVNEGRQKGPHGHAMYMVPGSPLALAVDLGLDKVMIYRTSGSAAGELALNDPAYIEVQPGSGPRHLATSRNGQRVYVLNELDSTLDVFAFNPSTGESEHLQRVTTLPADFKGNNTTAEVYIHPNGQWLYASNRGHDSIATYRIDPETGLVTLQGHASTMGKTPRHFRIAPGGRHLLAANQDTSNIVIFDIDQKVGTLKPLPSQISVPNPCCIEFVQKY, from the coding sequence ATGTCGACTCGCCGCATCGTATTTACCGCCCTGACATTCGCCTGTGTGGCAGTGGCTACGCAACTGGTCCATGCTCAACAGAAATCGAAAGTGATCGAGATTGGGAAGGTTGTCGACGAAGGCCCTAAGTTGGCCTTCTACATCGGCACCTATACTCGAGGTGACAGTAAGGGGATCTACCGCAGCGAACTTGACCCACAGACCGGTCAGATGAGTCTGCCCAAACTCGCCTACGAGATCGACAACCCGTCGTTTCTGGCGATCAGCAACGATCAGAAAAACTTGTACGCCGTTGGCGAGGTCGCTGATTTCGGTGATGGCAACTCGGGTGCCGTTTCGGCGTTTTCCTTTAACGAGGACGGCACGCTCAATCTGCTGAACCAGGAAGCCTCCCGTGGGAAGGGACCATGCCATGTCGAGATTGCCCCAAACAAGACTTTTCTGATGGTTTCCAACTACGGTGGTGGGTCGTTCTCGACGCTGCCTCTCGGCGAAGACGGCCAACTGGCACCTGCGGTTTCGTTCTTTCAGCATGAAGGTTCGAGTGTGAACGAAGGTCGCCAGAAAGGACCTCATGGCCACGCGATGTACATGGTTCCTGGTAGTCCGCTCGCACTGGCAGTCGACTTGGGATTGGATAAGGTCATGATCTATCGCACGAGTGGGTCTGCCGCTGGCGAACTGGCCTTGAATGACCCTGCCTATATCGAGGTGCAACCAGGCTCAGGTCCACGTCATCTGGCGACGAGTCGTAACGGGCAACGCGTGTATGTGCTGAACGAACTCGATTCGACCCTGGATGTCTTCGCTTTCAATCCCTCAACCGGCGAAAGCGAACACCTGCAGCGCGTGACCACGTTGCCGGCCGACTTCAAAGGGAATAACACGACGGCCGAGGTCTATATTCATCCCAATGGACAATGGTTGTATGCCTCGAATCGAGGTCACGACAGCATCGCCACATACCGAATCGATCCGGAAACCGGTCTTGTAACGCTGCAGGGGCATGCCAGTACGATGGGCAAGACACCGCGGCACTTTCGCATTGCCCCAGGCGGCCGGCATCTTCTGGCGGCCAATCAAGATACCAGCAATATCGTGATCTTCGATATCGATCAGAAGGTTGGCACGCTCAAGCCTCTGCCATCGCAAATCTCGGTGCCCAATCCTTGCTGTATCGAGTTTGTACAGAAATACTAA
- a CDS encoding metallophosphoesterase family protein produces the protein MRTLAIGDVHGCLTALDKMLAVIELAPEDRLVFLGDYVDRGPDSYGVIERILELRKQHDVVCLTGNHEIMMGSAREDEGIYLSWLGYGGEEALESYVRDPVDEPSLARVPQRHWHFLDEECLPYFEDDTHIFVHANVRPDLPLEAQDEMTLYWDKFANHGPHCSGKKVICGHTSQKSGWPLNVGHSVVIDTWVYGEGWLTCLDVHKGYFWQANQVGDTRTGVLA, from the coding sequence TTGCGTACTTTGGCCATTGGCGATGTACATGGGTGTTTGACCGCGCTCGATAAGATGCTGGCCGTGATCGAACTTGCGCCGGAGGATCGCCTGGTATTTCTAGGAGACTACGTCGACCGCGGCCCCGATTCTTACGGCGTGATCGAACGTATCCTTGAACTGCGTAAGCAGCACGACGTCGTGTGTTTGACCGGTAATCACGAAATCATGATGGGCTCGGCTCGGGAAGACGAAGGGATCTACCTGTCGTGGTTGGGCTACGGTGGTGAAGAGGCCTTAGAGTCGTACGTGCGTGATCCAGTCGACGAGCCAAGCCTGGCAAGAGTTCCCCAGCGGCACTGGCATTTCTTGGACGAGGAATGTTTACCCTACTTCGAGGATGACACGCATATCTTCGTGCATGCAAACGTTCGTCCTGATCTTCCGTTGGAAGCCCAGGATGAAATGACCCTCTATTGGGACAAATTCGCCAACCACGGTCCACACTGCTCAGGCAAGAAAGTCATCTGCGGCCATACTTCGCAGAAATCTGGCTGGCCGCTCAATGTGGGGCATTCGGTGGTAATCGATACGTGGGTCTATGGCGAAGGATGGCTGACCTGTTTGGATGTCCACAAAGGCTATTTCTGGCAGGCCAATCAGGTCGGTGACACCCGGACCGGAGTGCTAGCATAG
- a CDS encoding DegT/DnrJ/EryC1/StrS family aminotransferase produces MTTANNGVEASGVSQVPLLDIGRGNAPLKEEFMAAFEAVLDSGRFLFGPDVFQLEETCAAASHAKFGIGCASGSDALLLSLMALDIGPGDEVLVPSFTFFATASCVWRLGAKPVFVDIEPTSFNIDPTRLQEQITPNTKAIIPVHLFGQCADMTEINKIAQMHGIPVIEDAAQAILAEHKGQRAGSMSLAGCISFYPTKNLGGMGDGGMLVTNDEEFAAKLKLLRGHGMEPRYYHQVVGINSRLDTLQAAALNVKMKHMAEWTELRRQNAMRYHELFNQCGLDLVLKLPTETEGNYHVWNQYTVRVPRGGRDSLRKHLADLKVGSEIYYPVPLHQQQCFAAMKEELAPLPETEKAAEEVMALPIFPELTAAEQRHVVSSIAMYYGIEANFEGKARRKSA; encoded by the coding sequence ATGACGACAGCAAACAATGGCGTGGAAGCATCAGGTGTTTCGCAAGTTCCACTGCTGGACATTGGCCGTGGTAACGCACCGCTGAAAGAAGAATTCATGGCGGCCTTCGAGGCGGTTCTCGACTCAGGCCGGTTTCTGTTTGGCCCCGACGTTTTCCAACTGGAAGAAACCTGCGCGGCGGCATCCCATGCCAAGTTCGGCATTGGTTGTGCTTCCGGTAGCGATGCTTTGCTGCTCTCGCTGATGGCCCTGGATATCGGCCCAGGCGATGAAGTTCTGGTCCCCAGCTTCACCTTCTTCGCCACCGCCAGCTGCGTTTGGCGTTTAGGCGCGAAGCCAGTCTTCGTCGACATCGAACCCACTTCCTTCAACATCGATCCAACCCGACTGCAAGAACAAATCACCCCGAACACCAAGGCGATCATTCCGGTCCATCTGTTCGGCCAATGTGCCGACATGACCGAGATCAACAAGATCGCCCAGATGCACGGCATTCCCGTCATCGAAGACGCTGCCCAAGCCATTCTCGCCGAGCACAAAGGCCAGCGAGCCGGCAGCATGAGCCTGGCTGGCTGCATCAGCTTCTACCCGACCAAGAACCTCGGCGGCATGGGTGACGGCGGTATGCTGGTCACCAATGACGAAGAGTTCGCTGCCAAGCTGAAACTGCTTCGCGGTCACGGCATGGAGCCTCGCTATTACCACCAGGTTGTTGGTATCAACAGTCGCTTGGACACGCTTCAGGCCGCCGCCCTCAACGTCAAAATGAAGCATATGGCCGAGTGGACCGAACTGCGTCGACAGAATGCCATGCGATACCACGAATTGTTCAACCAATGCGGTCTGGATCTGGTTCTGAAGCTGCCGACCGAAACGGAAGGGAACTATCACGTCTGGAATCAGTACACCGTTCGAGTGCCGCGTGGCGGTCGTGATTCGCTCCGCAAGCATCTGGCCGACCTGAAGGTCGGTAGCGAGATCTATTACCCCGTGCCGCTCCACCAGCAGCAGTGCTTCGCCGCGATGAAAGAAGAGCTGGCACCTCTGCCGGAAACCGAAAAGGCCGCCGAAGAAGTGATGGCCCTGCCGATCTTCCCAGAACTGACCGCTGCCGAGCAGCGTCACGTGGTAAGCTCGATCGCGATGTACTACGGTATCGAAGCCAACTTCGAAGGCAAGGCCCGTCGCAAGTCGGCCTAG